In bacterium, the following proteins share a genomic window:
- the nuoK gene encoding NADH-quinone oxidoreductase subunit NuoK, which yields MMEIGLTHYLVVSALLFGLGVLALSIRRNAVLMLMGIELILNSANINLVAFSRFKSAALNLDGHVFTLFVIILAAAEAAVALAIVLHIYKTNNTVEADRISSLKE from the coding sequence ATGATGGAAATAGGACTGACTCACTATCTCGTCGTCAGCGCCCTCCTGTTCGGACTCGGCGTACTCGCATTGTCGATCCGTCGTAATGCCGTACTCATGCTGATGGGAATCGAACTCATCCTGAATTCGGCGAACATCAACCTGGTGGCCTTCAGCCGCTTTAAAAGTGCGGCCCTGAATCTTGATGGACATGTGTTTACACTGTTCGTGATCATCCTCGCCGCCGCCGAAGCCGCGGTTGCCCTCGCCATCGTTCTTCACATTTACAAAACCAACAATACGGTGGAAGCTGATCGTATCAGCAGCCTGAAAGAATGA
- a CDS encoding NADH-quinone oxidoreductase subunit J codes for MEITILFYVFAALTVGSALVVVFSRSVIYAAFSLLFTFMGVAGLYVLLSADFIAVAQIMVYIGGILILLVFGVMLTRKATDVELQRGTMKTLPALLVAGAVMGTLVQLLRDTNWHTVNTMQTIDGTTLELGELLMTTFILPFEVAGVLLLVAVMGAALIARKEAQ; via the coding sequence ATGGAAATTACGATTCTCTTTTATGTATTTGCGGCCCTGACCGTGGGCTCGGCCCTCGTGGTCGTGTTTTCCCGCAGCGTCATCTACGCGGCGTTTTCACTGCTCTTCACATTCATGGGTGTTGCCGGACTCTACGTCCTGCTCAGTGCCGACTTTATTGCGGTTGCACAGATCATGGTGTACATCGGCGGTATTCTCATCCTTCTGGTTTTCGGTGTCATGCTGACGCGCAAGGCCACGGATGTGGAACTGCAGCGCGGGACGATGAAAACGCTGCCGGCCCTTCTCGTCGCCGGTGCCGTGATGGGAACCCTGGTGCAGTTGCTGCGGGATACGAACTGGCATACGGTCAACACGATGCAGACGATCGACGGCACAACCCTCGAACTCGGTGAACTGCTCATGACGACCTTCATCCTGCCCTTTGAAGTTGCGGGCGTCCTGCTGCTCGTCGCCGTCATGGGCGCGGCGCTCATCGCCCGAAAGGAGGCACAGTAA